A genomic segment from Sphingopyxis sp. DBS4 encodes:
- a CDS encoding dicarboxylate/amino acid:cation symporter, with translation MKSAWIILSALVAGMLLGIGIEIASPDTGTASLPFIEPVGILWLNALKMTIVPLVVALLVTGITATADAARAGKLAGRAVATFIGANILAGLMTLLLLPLLLKLFPLSSAAAEGLRHGLGGTPGTGASPSFADFLLSLIPTNPIAAAAETAILPLIVFTTIFAFAITRVGAAERAILSGLFKALGDAMLVVIGWVLALAPIGVFALGYALAVKAGVSAFGGLLHYVLMLSAIGAATILLGLLLAVLVAGIPLPRFLRAMVPPFAVALSTQSSLASLPAMLRATADLGVDPKKADVVLPLAVALFRFTSPAMNLAVVVYVAWLFGISLSPWALAVGLAVALAAALSSVSLPGSISFVTSIAPIAIAMGVPVAPLGLLVAVETFPDIFRTIGNVIADVAATKFAADGVDSDSKGETP, from the coding sequence TTGAAATCGGCATGGATCATCCTTTCGGCGCTGGTCGCCGGCATGTTGCTCGGGATCGGGATCGAGATAGCCTCTCCCGACACCGGCACCGCCTCGCTGCCCTTCATCGAACCGGTGGGTATCCTGTGGCTGAACGCGCTCAAGATGACGATCGTCCCGCTCGTCGTCGCGTTGCTCGTCACCGGCATCACCGCCACCGCCGACGCCGCGCGCGCGGGCAAGCTCGCGGGGCGCGCGGTCGCGACCTTCATCGGCGCCAATATTCTCGCCGGACTGATGACGCTGCTGCTGCTGCCGCTTCTCCTGAAGCTCTTTCCGCTTTCGTCCGCCGCCGCCGAAGGGCTGCGCCACGGGCTCGGCGGAACCCCCGGAACGGGGGCGTCGCCGAGCTTCGCCGACTTCCTGCTGTCACTCATCCCGACCAATCCGATCGCCGCTGCGGCGGAAACCGCGATCCTGCCGCTGATCGTCTTCACCACCATCTTCGCTTTCGCGATTACCCGCGTCGGCGCCGCCGAGCGCGCGATCCTGTCAGGCCTGTTCAAGGCGCTCGGCGACGCGATGCTCGTTGTCATCGGCTGGGTTCTCGCGCTCGCGCCGATCGGCGTCTTTGCCCTGGGCTATGCGCTTGCGGTCAAGGCCGGGGTCTCGGCCTTCGGCGGTCTGCTCCATTATGTGCTGATGCTCTCGGCGATCGGCGCCGCGACGATCCTGCTCGGCCTGCTGCTCGCGGTGCTCGTCGCCGGCATTCCCCTGCCACGCTTCCTCCGCGCGATGGTACCGCCCTTCGCGGTGGCGCTCAGCACCCAAAGCTCGCTCGCCAGCCTGCCCGCGATGCTGCGCGCGACCGCCGACCTCGGTGTCGATCCGAAAAAGGCCGACGTCGTGCTGCCGCTCGCGGTCGCGCTGTTCCGCTTCACCAGCCCGGCGATGAACCTCGCGGTGGTCGTCTATGTCGCGTGGCTGTTCGGCATTTCGCTGTCGCCATGGGCGCTGGCGGTCGGCCTCGCGGTCGCGCTGGCGGCGGCGCTCTCTTCGGTCAGCCTGCCCGGCTCGATCAGCTTCGTCACCTCGATCGCGCCGATCGCGATCGCGATGGGGGTGCCCGTCGCGCCGCTGGGGCTACTCGTCGCGGTTGAAACTTTTCCGGACATCTTCCGCACGATCGGCAATGTTATCGCTGACGTCGCCGCCACCAAATTCGCCGCCGATGGAGTCGACAGCGACAGCAAAGGAGAAACGCCGTGA
- a CDS encoding DUF1272 domain-containing protein codes for MLEMRPDCERCGRDLPADIHGAFICSFECTFCATCADKLDERCPNCGGDLLDRPLREGAALHKFPASTERKFKR; via the coding sequence ATGCTTGAAATGCGACCCGATTGCGAACGCTGCGGACGCGATCTGCCCGCCGACATCCACGGCGCGTTCATCTGCTCGTTCGAGTGCACCTTCTGCGCGACCTGCGCCGACAAGCTCGACGAGCGCTGCCCCAATTGTGGCGGCGACCTGCTCGACCGGCCGCTGCGCGAGGGTGCGGCGCTGCACAAATTCCCGGCTTCGACGGAGCGAAAGTTCAAGCGTTGA
- a CDS encoding amidohydrolase family protein produces MGPCLRRGTGALGSALVAALAFAAPAQAQDIAITNAKLVIGDGSAPVEGGTVVVRGGKVVAAGRGVAVPVGVESVDAQGRYVTPGIVAAFSRVGLVEVDSVAGSNDRSASRSRFSAGLDIAPALNPMGSPVAVNRAAGVTRAIVAPGDSSNLFAGQGAVVDLADDMDMVTKPRALQFVAFGEDGSAKAGGSRAATFLLFREQLLAARSYARNPATLAEWGNDAMIQRADAEALVRVINGATPLFVRVDRAADILNVLKLKGDFPALKLVLVGATEGWLVAREIAAAKVPAIVSPLSDLPDSFERLGATQSNAGRLEAAGVDVSVGVFDDDDAHKMGYTTQYAGNLVGLTKLPGASGLTWDQAFAAITSAPARAVGMEGSIGSLKPGRAGDVVIWDHDPLELGSRPVQIWIDGKRQSLTTRQDRLRDRYLTPEEGALPKAYDR; encoded by the coding sequence ATGGGCCCCTGCCTTCGCAGGGGCACGGGGGCGTTAGGAAGCGCGTTGGTTGCGGCCTTGGCGTTTGCTGCGCCGGCGCAGGCGCAGGATATCGCCATCACCAACGCGAAACTCGTCATCGGCGACGGCAGCGCGCCGGTCGAGGGCGGCACCGTCGTCGTGCGCGGCGGCAAGGTCGTTGCCGCCGGGCGCGGTGTCGCGGTGCCCGTGGGCGTCGAAAGCGTCGACGCGCAGGGCCGCTACGTCACCCCCGGCATCGTCGCGGCGTTCAGCCGTGTCGGGCTGGTCGAGGTCGATTCGGTGGCGGGCAGCAACGACCGTTCGGCAAGCCGGTCGCGCTTTTCGGCGGGGCTCGACATCGCGCCCGCGCTCAACCCGATGGGCTCGCCGGTCGCGGTCAATCGTGCCGCGGGCGTCACCCGCGCGATCGTCGCGCCGGGGGACAGCAGCAATTTGTTCGCCGGGCAGGGCGCAGTCGTCGACCTTGCCGACGACATGGACATGGTGACGAAACCGCGCGCGCTGCAGTTCGTCGCCTTCGGCGAGGATGGGTCGGCGAAAGCGGGCGGCAGCCGCGCCGCGACCTTCCTGCTGTTCCGCGAGCAGTTGCTCGCCGCGCGCAGCTATGCCCGTAATCCCGCGACGCTCGCCGAATGGGGCAATGACGCGATGATCCAGCGCGCCGACGCCGAGGCGCTGGTGCGGGTGATCAACGGCGCGACGCCGCTATTCGTCCGCGTCGACCGCGCCGCCGACATATTGAACGTGCTGAAGCTGAAGGGAGATTTTCCCGCGCTGAAACTCGTTCTCGTCGGGGCGACCGAAGGCTGGCTCGTCGCGCGCGAGATTGCGGCGGCGAAAGTGCCGGCGATCGTCTCGCCGCTCAGCGACCTGCCCGACAGTTTCGAGCGGCTGGGTGCGACCCAGTCGAACGCTGGGCGGCTGGAGGCGGCCGGGGTCGATGTGTCGGTCGGCGTCTTCGACGACGACGATGCGCACAAGATGGGCTATACCACCCAATATGCGGGCAACCTCGTCGGCCTGACGAAGCTGCCGGGTGCGAGCGGGCTGACGTGGGATCAGGCCTTTGCCGCGATCACCAGCGCCCCGGCGCGCGCGGTGGGGATGGAGGGCAGCATCGGCTCGCTGAAACCGGGCCGCGCCGGCGACGTCGTGATCTGGGATCATGATCCGCTCGAACTCGGCAGCCGCCCGGTGCAGATATGGATCGACGGCAAGCGCCAGTCGCTGACGACGCGCCAGGACCGCCTGCGCGACCGGTATCTGACGCCCGAGGAAGGCGCGTTGCCGAAGGCGTATGATCGGTGA
- the glmM gene encoding phosphoglucosamine mutase, whose product MRKFFGTDGIRGLTNQVPMTAEVAMRVGMAAGAHFLRGAHKHRVVIGKDTRLSGYMLENALVAGFTSVGMDVVQVGPMPTPAVAMLTRSMRADLGVMISASHNPYADNGIKLFGPDGYKLSDEDEAQIEQRLTQEPALAQPAHVGRAKRIEDARGRYIHDVKQSLPESVRLDGLRIVLDCANGAAYNSAPTVFWELGADVVAIGVEPNGVNINDRCGSTAPGLLQETVVASGADIGVALDGDADRLIVVDEKGAIVDGDQIMGLIGASWARQGLLKGGGIVATVMSNLGLERFLEGEGLRLERTKVGDRYVLERMKSGGFNVGGEQSGHMILSDHATTGDGTLAALQVLAELVRSEKPASELLHQFDPVPQLLKNVRFAGGKPLENGDVQAAIAEGEAALNGRGRLVIRASGTEPVIRVMAEGDDAGQVQQVVDMICDAVRVAAAN is encoded by the coding sequence ATGCGCAAGTTTTTCGGAACCGACGGGATTCGCGGACTGACCAATCAGGTTCCGATGACCGCGGAGGTCGCGATGCGCGTCGGCATGGCGGCGGGCGCGCATTTCCTGCGCGGCGCCCACAAGCATCGCGTCGTGATCGGCAAGGATACGCGATTGTCGGGCTATATGCTCGAAAATGCGCTCGTCGCGGGCTTCACCAGCGTCGGCATGGACGTGGTGCAGGTCGGGCCGATGCCGACCCCGGCGGTCGCGATGCTGACGCGATCGATGCGCGCCGACCTCGGCGTCATGATCTCGGCGAGCCACAATCCCTATGCCGACAACGGCATCAAATTATTCGGCCCCGACGGCTATAAATTGTCCGACGAGGACGAGGCGCAGATCGAGCAGCGGCTGACGCAGGAGCCGGCGCTCGCCCAGCCTGCGCATGTCGGCCGCGCGAAGCGTATCGAGGACGCGCGCGGCCGCTATATCCACGACGTGAAGCAGAGCCTGCCCGAATCGGTCCGGCTCGACGGCCTCAGGATCGTGCTCGATTGCGCCAACGGCGCCGCCTATAACAGCGCGCCGACCGTATTCTGGGAATTGGGGGCCGACGTCGTCGCGATCGGGGTCGAGCCCAATGGCGTCAACATCAACGACCGCTGCGGCTCGACCGCGCCCGGCCTGCTGCAGGAAACCGTGGTCGCGAGCGGTGCCGACATCGGCGTCGCGCTCGACGGCGACGCCGACCGGCTGATCGTCGTCGATGAAAAGGGCGCGATCGTCGACGGCGACCAGATCATGGGGCTGATCGGCGCGAGCTGGGCACGGCAGGGGCTGCTGAAAGGCGGCGGGATCGTCGCGACGGTGATGTCGAACCTGGGGCTCGAACGCTTTCTGGAGGGCGAGGGGCTGCGGCTCGAACGCACCAAGGTCGGCGACCGCTATGTTCTCGAGCGGATGAAGAGCGGCGGGTTCAACGTCGGCGGCGAGCAGTCGGGGCATATGATCCTGTCGGATCATGCGACGACCGGCGATGGCACGCTCGCGGCGCTGCAGGTGCTCGCCGAGCTGGTGCGGTCGGAAAAGCCCGCGAGCGAATTGCTGCACCAGTTCGATCCGGTGCCGCAGCTTTTGAAGAATGTCCGCTTCGCGGGCGGCAAGCCGCTCGAGAATGGCGACGTCCAGGCGGCGATCGCCGAGGGCGAAGCGGCACTGAACGGCCGCGGCCGTCTCGTCATCCGTGCCTCGGGCACCGAACCCGTGATCCGGGTGATGGCCGAAGGCGACGATGCCGGGCAGGTCCAACAGGTGGTCGACATGATCTGCGACGCGGTGCGCGTCGCGGCGGCGAATTGA
- a CDS encoding aldo/keto reductase, with translation MKYRKLGQGLEVSAIGIGCMPMIKGGNILYGEAADLDESTRTIHRAIDLGVTFFDTAEIYGPFSNEELLGEAIRGKREGLVIATKFGFKFDGKQIVGVDGSPENARRACEGSLRRLGIDTIDLFYQHRVDPSVPIEDTVGAMMELVKEGKVRHIALSEAGPETLRRAAKAAPITALQSEYSIWEREVEAEILPVCREHGIGFVPYSPLGRGFLAGAVRSRDELPENDWRRNDPRYSDENLPANLAIVDAIAGVAAKHGVSNAQVALAWLLAQGDDIVPIPGTKRRATMEDSVAAADLTLTADDLAAIEAAAPVGGTSGPRYGEMGMRMVRL, from the coding sequence GTGAAATATCGTAAACTGGGCCAGGGTCTCGAAGTTTCCGCGATCGGCATCGGCTGCATGCCGATGATCAAGGGCGGCAATATCCTCTATGGCGAGGCAGCCGACCTCGATGAATCGACGCGGACCATCCACCGCGCGATCGACCTGGGCGTCACCTTCTTCGACACCGCCGAAATCTATGGCCCGTTCAGCAACGAGGAATTGCTCGGCGAAGCGATCCGCGGCAAGCGCGAGGGGCTGGTGATCGCCACCAAATTCGGCTTCAAATTCGACGGCAAGCAGATCGTCGGGGTCGACGGCTCGCCCGAAAATGCCCGCCGCGCGTGCGAAGGTTCGCTCCGGCGGCTCGGCATCGACACGATCGACCTCTTCTACCAGCATCGCGTCGATCCCTCGGTGCCGATCGAGGATACGGTCGGCGCGATGATGGAGCTCGTCAAGGAAGGCAAGGTTCGCCACATCGCGCTGTCCGAGGCCGGCCCCGAAACGCTGCGCCGCGCCGCCAAGGCGGCGCCGATCACCGCCTTGCAGAGCGAATATTCGATCTGGGAGCGCGAGGTCGAGGCAGAGATCCTGCCCGTCTGCCGCGAGCACGGCATCGGCTTCGTCCCCTATTCGCCGCTCGGCCGCGGCTTCCTCGCCGGCGCCGTGCGCAGCCGCGACGAACTGCCGGAAAACGACTGGCGCCGAAACGACCCGCGTTATTCGGATGAGAATCTGCCCGCCAACCTCGCGATCGTCGACGCGATCGCCGGGGTCGCTGCAAAACATGGCGTCTCGAACGCGCAGGTCGCGCTCGCCTGGCTGCTCGCGCAGGGGGACGACATCGTGCCGATCCCCGGCACCAAGCGTCGCGCGACGATGGAGGACAGCGTCGCCGCCGCCGACCTCACCCTGACCGCCGACGACCTCGCCGCGATCGAAGCCGCCGCGCCGGTGGGCGGGACGAGCGGTCCGCGCTATGGCGAGATGGGAATGCGGATGGTGCGGCTGTAG
- the thiD gene encoding bifunctional hydroxymethylpyrimidine kinase/phosphomethylpyrimidine kinase codes for MTARVLIIAGSDSGGGAGIQADIKAVTMLGGHAMTAITAITAQNTLGVQGVHAIPTEMVVAQIDSVASDIGVDAVKIGMIGSAETAAAVAERLTRPDLAEAAVVFDPVMIATSGSVLADAATIAAFRALLNRAMVATPNLLELEALGGEEAVLAHGCSLLVKGGHAEGETVIDRLYETGEGEVARWEAPRIDTKHSHGTGCTLASAIATGLAQGMPLEPAIARSRDFVRLSLLDAPGLGSGHGPMGQQAVRNDGLFTGPALNQITLSATDYAASVAFYKQLGLTQIVDSPDNGYARFEATNGVTLSIHVGDGVAGGATAYLESGALDAWVAYLARRGVQFEQMPKDEEWGWREARLSDPAGNRLCLYQAGEYRRYPPWRL; via the coding sequence TTGACCGCACGCGTTCTGATCATCGCCGGCTCCGACAGTGGCGGCGGCGCGGGAATCCAGGCCGATATCAAGGCCGTGACGATGCTCGGCGGCCACGCGATGACCGCGATCACCGCGATCACCGCGCAGAATACGCTCGGCGTGCAGGGCGTCCATGCGATCCCGACCGAGATGGTGGTCGCGCAGATCGACAGCGTCGCGTCGGATATCGGCGTCGACGCGGTGAAGATCGGCATGATCGGCAGCGCCGAGACCGCGGCAGCAGTCGCCGAGCGGCTGACGCGGCCGGATCTGGCCGAGGCCGCGGTGGTGTTCGATCCGGTGATGATCGCGACGAGCGGATCGGTGCTCGCCGATGCCGCGACGATCGCGGCGTTTCGCGCGCTGCTGAATCGCGCGATGGTCGCGACCCCGAACCTGCTCGAACTCGAGGCGCTCGGCGGCGAGGAAGCGGTGCTCGCGCACGGCTGCTCGCTGCTGGTGAAGGGCGGCCACGCCGAGGGCGAGACGGTGATCGACCGATTATACGAGACGGGCGAGGGCGAGGTCGCGCGCTGGGAAGCGCCGCGCATCGACACGAAGCATAGCCATGGCACCGGCTGCACGCTGGCGAGTGCGATCGCGACCGGGCTGGCGCAGGGTATGCCACTGGAACCCGCGATCGCTCGCTCGCGCGATTTCGTGCGGCTGTCGCTGCTCGACGCGCCGGGGCTGGGGAGCGGGCATGGCCCGATGGGACAGCAGGCGGTGCGTAACGACGGACTGTTCACCGGGCCGGCGCTGAACCAGATCACGCTGTCCGCCACGGATTATGCGGCGTCGGTGGCGTTCTACAAGCAACTCGGCCTGACGCAGATCGTCGATAGTCCGGACAATGGTTATGCGCGCTTCGAGGCCACGAACGGCGTGACCCTGTCGATCCACGTCGGCGATGGAGTCGCGGGCGGCGCGACGGCCTATCTGGAAAGCGGTGCCCTCGATGCCTGGGTCGCCTATCTCGCGCGGCGCGGCGTGCAGTTCGAGCAGATGCCGAAGGACGAGGAATGGGGCTGGCGCGAGGCGCGGCTGAGCGATCCCGCGGGCAATCGGTTATGCCTGTATCAGGCGGGCGAATATCGGAGATACCCGCCGTGGCGACTATAA
- a CDS encoding NnrU family protein, which yields MQPISLLIATGALFVGTHFALSHPLRDGLARGLGERGFLIVYSVVAIATFILMVQAFRGLPPEPPLWTAGDPLWAVASLLVLLASILFMGSLIGNPALPAPGAAASAQGAPRGVFAITRHPMMWGFALWALAHGLVMPTPGQIALSAIIAFLALVGSAGQDAKKARLMGDAWRHWAARTSFIPFARQVAGTTPWGDTIPRGHALFGGIVLWLAATWAHGALGYMVAGIWRWVG from the coding sequence ATGCAGCCCATTTCGCTTCTGATCGCGACCGGCGCGCTGTTCGTCGGCACGCATTTCGCCTTGTCGCATCCGCTGCGCGACGGGCTGGCGCGAGGGCTCGGCGAGCGCGGATTCCTGATCGTCTATTCGGTCGTCGCGATCGCGACCTTCATCCTGATGGTGCAGGCGTTTCGCGGCCTGCCGCCCGAGCCGCCGCTGTGGACCGCCGGCGATCCCTTGTGGGCGGTCGCTTCGCTGCTCGTGCTACTCGCGAGCATCCTGTTCATGGGGTCGCTGATCGGCAATCCCGCGCTGCCCGCGCCGGGCGCGGCGGCGAGCGCGCAGGGCGCGCCGCGCGGGGTCTTCGCGATCACCCGCCACCCGATGATGTGGGGCTTTGCGCTCTGGGCGCTCGCGCATGGGCTGGTGATGCCGACGCCGGGTCAGATTGCGCTGTCAGCGATCATCGCCTTTCTCGCGCTCGTCGGATCGGCGGGGCAGGACGCGAAGAAAGCGCGTCTGATGGGCGATGCGTGGCGGCACTGGGCCGCGCGGACGAGCTTCATTCCCTTCGCCCGGCAGGTCGCGGGCACTACCCCATGGGGCGACACCATCCCGCGCGGACATGCCTTGTTTGGCGGAATAGTGCTGTGGCTCGCCGCGACCTGGGCGCATGGTGCGCTCGGTTATATGGTCGCGGGGATCTGGCGCTGGGTGGGATAG
- a CDS encoding DUF2804 domain-containing protein yields MAQHLMGEGPLHDAAGHLIDPGYATREVRRYDRAAIAADPARIKEWDYYCVLDADFGLALTVADNGYVGFLGVSWMDLRGRSFVNHGALVAEPMGGMALPPSADRGDIVQTQGGLELAFRHEPGGRRLTVHAPDFDDGRGLSGEIWLDQPAMDRMVIATPFADDMQAFYYNQKINCMPAQGRVKNGFESHDFVPETGFSVLDWGRGVWTYDNVWYWGSASGLVDGRPFGFNIGYGFGDTSAASENMLFVDGRAHKLDQVTFHMPNGAPDSAPWRFTSNDGRFEMDFAPAVNRWAKVDAGMVQTEQDQVFGYFSGRAILDDGTALIVRDLPGFAEKVSNRW; encoded by the coding sequence ATGGCGCAGCATCTTATGGGCGAGGGCCCGCTGCACGATGCCGCCGGGCATCTGATCGACCCCGGCTATGCGACGCGCGAGGTGCGCCGCTATGATCGCGCGGCGATTGCCGCCGATCCGGCGCGGATCAAGGAATGGGATTATTATTGCGTGCTCGATGCCGATTTCGGGCTCGCATTGACCGTCGCCGACAATGGCTATGTCGGCTTTCTCGGCGTGTCGTGGATGGATTTGCGCGGGCGGAGCTTCGTCAATCACGGCGCGCTGGTCGCGGAGCCGATGGGCGGCATGGCGCTGCCGCCGAGCGCCGATCGCGGTGATATCGTTCAAACGCAGGGCGGGCTCGAACTCGCTTTCCGGCACGAGCCCGGCGGACGGCGGCTGACCGTCCATGCGCCCGATTTCGACGACGGTCGCGGGCTGTCGGGCGAGATCTGGCTCGATCAGCCCGCGATGGACCGGATGGTGATCGCAACGCCCTTCGCCGACGATATGCAGGCCTTTTACTACAACCAGAAGATCAACTGCATGCCAGCGCAGGGGCGTGTGAAGAACGGGTTCGAATCGCATGATTTTGTGCCGGAAACTGGCTTTTCGGTGCTCGACTGGGGGCGCGGCGTCTGGACCTATGACAATGTCTGGTATTGGGGATCGGCGTCGGGGCTGGTCGACGGACGCCCGTTCGGTTTCAACATCGGCTACGGTTTTGGCGACACCTCGGCGGCGAGCGAGAATATGCTGTTCGTCGATGGCCGCGCGCACAAGCTCGATCAGGTGACCTTCCATATGCCCAATGGCGCGCCCGACAGCGCGCCGTGGCGCTTTACGAGTAACGACGGCCGCTTCGAGATGGATTTCGCGCCCGCGGTCAACCGCTGGGCGAAGGTCGATGCCGGGATGGTCCAGACCGAGCAGGATCAGGTCTTCGGCTATTTCTCCGGCCGAGCGATCCTCGACGACGGCACCGCGCTGATCGTCCGCGACCTGCCGGGCTTCGCCGAGAAGGTCTCGAACCGCTGGTAG
- a CDS encoding DUF1003 domain-containing protein yields the protein MNQEEKVADLSLRLLGRAYDQLDGGEQRVILAIAERAPTSRSPDGGDDDDDPSQTSFGERLADRVAAIGGSWGFIIGFAIVLFVWMLINSKALEGLGLSFDPFPFIFLNLMLSMLAAIQAPVIMMSQNRQAAKDRLTEKLDYEINLRAELEIMRLHEKLDQMRFHELRDKVEELCERLDRRG from the coding sequence ATGAATCAAGAGGAAAAAGTCGCGGACCTGTCGCTGCGCCTGCTCGGCCGCGCTTACGACCAACTCGACGGGGGCGAGCAGCGCGTCATTCTTGCGATCGCCGAACGCGCGCCGACGAGCCGCAGCCCGGATGGCGGCGATGACGACGACGATCCGTCGCAGACGAGCTTCGGCGAACGGCTGGCCGACCGTGTCGCGGCGATCGGCGGTTCGTGGGGGTTCATCATCGGCTTTGCGATCGTGCTGTTCGTGTGGATGCTGATCAATTCGAAGGCGCTCGAGGGTTTGGGGCTCAGCTTCGACCCGTTTCCCTTCATCTTCCTCAACCTGATGCTGTCGATGCTCGCTGCGATCCAGGCGCCGGTGATCATGATGAGCCAGAACCGGCAGGCCGCGAAGGACCGGCTGACCGAGAAACTGGATTATGAAATCAACCTGCGCGCCGAGCTGGAGATCATGCGGCTGCACGAAAAGCTTGATCAGATGCGGTTTCACGAGCTTCGGGATAAGGTCGAGGAACTATGCGAGCGGTTGGACCGGAGGGGGTAG
- a CDS encoding ribonuclease HII, producing MLIVGVDEAGRGPLAGPVVAAAVLLCEDGIAGLDDSKKLTAKRRGELEILIKERCRWGVGEASVAEIDRINILQATFLAMTRAVEALGFDPHEVLVDGNRLPKWRYRARAIVGGDALHPCISAASIIAKEHRDRFMVAVSRDYPGFGWERNMGYGTPEHMTALRKHGPTPHHRASFAPVAQLMLI from the coding sequence ATGCTGATCGTCGGCGTCGACGAAGCTGGGCGCGGGCCGCTCGCCGGACCGGTCGTCGCGGCGGCGGTGCTGCTGTGCGAGGACGGCATCGCCGGGCTCGACGACAGCAAGAAGCTGACCGCGAAACGCCGCGGCGAGCTGGAGATTCTGATCAAGGAACGCTGCCGCTGGGGTGTCGGCGAGGCGAGCGTCGCGGAGATCGACCGCATCAACATATTGCAGGCGACCTTCCTCGCGATGACCCGTGCGGTCGAGGCGCTGGGCTTCGACCCGCACGAGGTGCTGGTCGACGGCAACCGCCTGCCGAAATGGCGCTACCGTGCGCGCGCGATCGTCGGCGGCGACGCGCTCCACCCATGCATTTCGGCGGCGAGCATCATCGCCAAGGAGCATCGCGACCGTTTCATGGTCGCCGTGTCGCGCGACTATCCGGGCTTTGGCTGGGAACGAAATATGGGCTATGGCACGCCCGAACATATGACGGCGCTGCGCAAGCATGGGCCGACGCCGCACCACCGCGCGAGCTTCGCGCCGGTCGCGCAGCTTATGCTGATCTGA
- a CDS encoding oxidoreductase produces MRSGFTADDVATQAGRRFLITGANAGIGFEAAKLLAARGAHVVLACRDAGRAEAAMDRIRADTPAADLSFQPLDLADLDQVKEAAKTVLAGPRIDGLINNAGVMIPPRTLTKQGYELQFGVNHLGTFAFTGLVHGHVDDRIVVTASLAHKGGTMDYSDLGAQRSYHHWQRYQTSKLANLLFMFELDRRLSAAGRATQAIGCHPGVALTELTRHLPFPLRGMTPLATPFFNSAAQGAWPTLQAATGPNVQGGDYLGPQGLGEISGRSGPARASSKARDPKPARELWNRSIDLTGVDPGL; encoded by the coding sequence ATGCGCAGCGGATTCACGGCCGATGACGTTGCAACCCAGGCCGGACGGCGCTTCCTGATCACCGGTGCCAACGCCGGGATCGGTTTCGAGGCGGCGAAGCTGCTGGCTGCGCGCGGCGCGCATGTCGTGCTCGCCTGCCGCGACGCGGGCCGCGCCGAGGCGGCGATGGACCGCATCCGCGCCGATACGCCTGCCGCCGACCTGTCGTTCCAGCCGCTCGACCTCGCCGATCTCGATCAGGTGAAGGAGGCGGCGAAAACGGTGCTGGCGGGGCCGCGGATCGATGGACTGATCAACAACGCCGGGGTGATGATCCCGCCGCGGACGCTGACCAAGCAGGGGTATGAACTGCAATTCGGGGTCAACCACCTCGGCACCTTCGCCTTCACCGGGCTGGTCCACGGCCATGTCGACGACCGCATCGTCGTCACCGCCAGCCTCGCGCACAAGGGCGGGACGATGGATTACAGCGACCTTGGCGCGCAGCGCAGCTATCATCACTGGCAGCGTTACCAGACGAGCAAGCTCGCGAACCTGCTCTTCATGTTCGAGCTTGACCGGCGGCTGAGCGCCGCGGGCCGCGCGACGCAGGCGATCGGCTGTCATCCGGGCGTCGCGCTGACCGAGCTCACGCGGCACCTGCCGTTCCCGCTGCGCGGCATGACGCCGCTTGCCACGCCTTTCTTCAACAGCGCGGCGCAGGGCGCGTGGCCGACGTTGCAGGCGGCGACCGGCCCGAATGTGCAGGGCGGCGATTATCTGGGGCCGCAAGGACTGGGCGAAATATCGGGGCGGTCGGGCCCGGCGCGCGCCAGCAGCAAGGCGCGCGACCCGAAACCGGCGCGCGAGCTGTGGAACCGCTCGATCGACCTCACCGGCGTCGATCCGGGGCTGTGA